The Micromonospora sp. NBC_00421 DNA window TGCGAACGTCGTCGGCGACGGCGACCGCGCTGGCAAGTTCCGTGGCCACGGCTATCGGCCCTTAGGAAGGAACGTGGCGTGTGCTGCGCTGTACGCCTCCATGAAGCCACGCGATTCAAGGGCCAGCTTCATCAGGTTTTTAGCGTCCGGGTGCATGTAGATGGCGTAGAACAGGCGTGTGCCTGCGTTGACCTTGGCGATCAGGTCAGCGGCCAGCACGTCACCGGCGACCGGACCGGCAGCAGGGCTGGCGTCCTCGTCGCCGCTCACGAGCGTTCCGGCCCGAACAGGGTGTCGTAGTCGGCGTCCGCGAGCTGCGGAATCGTCGAATCCTCCGCCGTCTCACGGGGCATACCCCGCCACACCGCGTACGCCACCCACTCGGGCTTACGGGCGTTCTGGGCTGGACGCTCCACCGGCTCCACCGGTTCGGCCGTCTGCTCGGCAGCCTGCACGGCCACCACATCCGGCAGCGGGTCCGGCACCACATGCACCGCCGCGTTCAGGTCCGGGTCGCCGCCCAGCACCTCCGGCGGACGGCCGGCCAGCTCGTCACGGGTCATGCCGTCGATGTCCTCTCGCGGCATGCCCTGGCCCAGCCAGTACGCCTCCCAGTCGGCACGGCGCGCGTTCCCGGCCGGGCGTTCGATCACCCCGGCGTGGACGGGCAGCACATGCTCACCCACGACCAGCCCCAGGTTCGACACGGCCGACGCGGGCACGTCATCACCCGGGTTGTAAGCGCGCACCCCGTTGACCTGGATCGGCTGCTGCGCGATGTACTCGGCAGGTGCACGCACGTCAGGCCCCCACAATCCAGTAGGTGACCTCGGACGCGGTGCCGTCGATGGCGAGCGGCACTCGACCGTTGGCGTCGGCGTAGGAGGTCGGCACACGGATCGCGGCGGCAGCACCGGCGGCCACCGTCACCACCCGGGACGCGACCGCCAAGCCGTCGTACAGCGCAGCCACGCTGAGCGTGAGGGTGTGCGATCCGGCACCGGTGTTGCGGGCGATGACCAGCGCACCCGCCGGCACCGTGTCCGAACTGGCGGTGCCGGTCCGCTGGGTCAGAGTCGTGCCCGCGCTCGTCGGCGCTTGGGCCGCATAGTCAGCCATCAGTGTTCGCTTTCTTCAGGGGATGGTCAGAGCAGCCAGTCGCCCCACGCGGGCGCAGCCGGGAAGCTGTAGACAGGCAGCAGCACCGGTTCCGACCCGGCACCACCACCAGCGGCGTCATTCGCGGCGATCAGCCGCAGCAGGTCCGCATCGGCGCGGGCATCCAGCGCGGCAGCCCGAGCTAGGTCGCCGTCGTCGCGGGGGAACGCGCGGACAATCGCAGCCGCCGCCCGCAACGCGGTCACATGCTGCGCCAGCGGGTAGACGGCCTCCGCCAGCAGTCCAACGGCGGCAGCCACCGGCGGCCACGCACCCTCAATCAGCCGCGTGGCCTGCACGTCCGTCGGCGACGTTGCCACGCTGAACGTGCCCAGATATGCCTGCGAACCGGGGGTTACCACATCCACCGTCATGTACGGGATGTGGTCGGCGACCTGGGCCACCGACGGTGCCCACACGGGTAGAGCCACACCGGCCTCCTCGCCTGCGGTGACGGTCGCATCGGCGAGCAGCAGAGTGGCAGCAGCCATGACGGCGGACACGTCGGAAACGGTCACCGCGTCGGCGTCGAAGTCGCTGGCACCGTCCAGGGCTGCTGTCGCCGGCTGCACGGCCACCGCGTCAGCGGTCATGCTCGACGCGCTGCCCAGGGCTGATGCCGCCGAGGCGATGTGTGTCCCGGTCGCGGTGAGCGAAGACCCCGCCGCCAAGGCTGCCGCAGCAGGCGCAACCCGGGTGGCCGAAGCCGTCAACGACGACGCAGCCGACAGGCTGCCGGCAGCAGCCACCGACAGGGGGATGACCGTGGTCATCGACACCCGGGTCACACCATCGAGGGAAGTGATGCCCTTGTAGTCGATGGTGATGCTGCTACCAGCGTCGCTAACATCCAGCCACCCGTACGCCTGCATCGTGGGTCCGCCGAGCGTGTACGTGCCCTGCGACCACGTGTCGGTGGGGGTGGTCGACGACTGTTGGATGGGTGCCCCGCCGGCCTGCGGGATGCCACGCGTGCCGGTGGAGGTGCCGTCGTCAGCCCACAGGTAGTGCCTGTCCCCGGCGATGACGTACACCCGGCCGGGCACGTTGGTCGCCATGTACGTGGACAGTTCGTCGAATTCGTTGGGGTAGCTGCCCCACCTGCCGCTGCCGTTGCCGTCGTCACGCCACGGGTAGTTGGCGCACACGATCTTGACGGGCTCGGCGGCGACGAGCTGCGCCTTGAACCAGCTCTTCTGCTCGACACCCAGCATCGTCTTGGTCGGGCTGTTGCTGGTGGCCTGCGGATCCCGGTAGGAGCGCACATCCAACTGGATAAGCCGAACCCTGCCGACCACCCACGTGAAGTACATGCCCCGGCCGTTGGTGGCGGGCAGCGGGTAGGTGGGAAACAGGCGACGCCACTGTGCGGCCACCAGATCACCGGCCGCCGCAGTCCGGTCGGACGTGTCGCCACCCCAGTCGTGGTTGTCGACCTCATACGCGAGGGGGATCTTCGCCACCGTCGGGGCCATGCTCGCCGACCCCAACGACGTCATGTACTGGGCGAGTAGCTGCGCGGCAGTGGTGGTGCCGTCCGGGTCCAGGTAGTGCATGTCGCCCCCGTGGGAGCCGAACAACGCCCGCCCGTACGGGCCGTTGCGGGCGAGGATCGCCGCGAACGTGGAATCGGTGGGGGCGTTGAACTGGCACGACGAAAACCACAGGGAGAACGACGCCTGCGATCCGGCGGCGGGGAACGTCTTGACCTCACCCCGACCGCCGGTCAGCAGCAGACCGTCGGCTTCCACCCCGAAGTAGTAGGCGGTGTTCGCGGTCAAACCGGTTACCGGGAGTTGCACGATACCGTCGGCGTCGGGGGCCACCGTGCTGCCGTACACGGGTGAGGTGAGACCAGAGTTGGTGGACACCACCAGCCGCGCCGACGCCGTGTTAGCCAGCCGGTAGGCGCCGGTGAACCCGGTGGGGCCGACCGCACCCGACCACGGGCCGACCTGTACTGCCGCCGCCGACGGGATGGCCGGGTAGCCGGAAGTAGACCAGTCAACGTCATCGACGACGACGGTGTAGCTGTTGACGCCGGAGCGGACCGCCCCCACCTGCAACTTGCACAGCCCAGCAGCGCCGCTGGTGTTCTGGTTCGCGGCGCTGGCCAGCGTCTCGGCGATGTTGCCGGCGGCATCCCAAATCCGCATCTCCATCTGCCCCACGGACGTGGAGAAGACGAGCACAGCCACACCGGCATCCGCCCACGTGTTCGCGGTGAGCGTCAGGGTGGAGGTGGCGAGCACCGTCCCGGCCGCGTTACGGAGTTGCAGTTTGCCGCTGTCGATCAGCCGGACCTCGGCCCGGAACGAGCCGGTGGAGTCGGCGACCAGGATGATGCGCATCCCGGTGGAGTCCGGGGGGAGCACTGGCACACGGAACCGCAACCGTCCGAACACCTGGCCGGTCGAGTTGACGTTGACGCTGGTGGTGCGCTCGGCATAGCAGATCCCCCCGGCGGTGCCGGTGGTCAACTGCATGCACTGGCTGCCTCGGTAGGGCAGGGTGTTGATGATGGTCGCGCCACCACCGGCCGGGCTGGCAATGAAGTCGAACCCGGCGGTGGCTGCGCTGGCCGCGCCAAGGGTTAGACCCTCGAAGGTGGAGACAGCCACGGCACCCCCCGGCGGGCTGGTAGGCGGGCGGTCAGGTCAAGGCGACGATGACCGACCCGATGGCGAACTGGACGCTGTCGCCGGCCTGCACGGTTTTCGACGCCGACAGGGCACCCCACCAGCAGCGGCGCGGCGAACCAGACGAGTCGAACACCTCCAACCCGACCACCGTGGTTGCCGGCATGCCTGCGAAGGTGATGAGCGCCGTGTTGGAAGCGGACCCACCCGAGGCAGCACCGAACACCACGGTCTGCCGGGCGTACGAACCACCCGTCACCTCCGTGCCGGCAGCCGACGCCGACCCGTTGGCGGTCACCAGCGCCAACTTCATCGGACCGGTCGGGGCGGCGAACGCGGCGGCACCCAGTGACGCGTCAAGCAGCCGGTTCGCCTCAGCCTGCGTCAGGTTGTTGGCCATGCGGAGCCTTCCTGCTCAGCCCAACCCGACGCCACCCACCCCCGTGGGCAGGTGGCGTCGGGTGCGGGGGTCACTGCTGGCGGGACTTCGCCAGGTCGATCAGCGCCTGCTTGTCCTGGCCGGCGAGGTCGTCGTAGCTGCCGCCCTGCGCGACGTGGTACTCCACCCACACGTCCTGACCGTGGGACGACTTCGGCGGCGAACCGTCGGTCGGGAGCTTCCCCCGCGCCGCAGCGCGCTTCGTCGCCAGCGCCTCACCGGCGTCCTCCGTGGAGGTCCGCTCCGGCAGCCGCGACTCGGCCTGCTCGCCGGTCGTCGCATTCGCCGCATCGAACTGCTCACCAGGATCGCCGTCCGCGCCCACCCGCTCGGTGTCGGCGACCACCGCCCCCGCCGAGTCGACGCCCACATCCTGCGAACCGCCGACCTTCTCGATCAGCCCCACCGACAGGTTGTGCTCGATCTGCCCCGGCTTCGCGTCCGCCGGGACAGTCTGACCCCGGTAGAACATGACCCGCTGGTGGCCGGCGTCGGTGACCGTGTCGAACTGGGCGCAGTGCCCCGTCACCACATACGTGTCTGCCATGACTGTCTCCTCAGCTGCCAGTGCCGGTGATACGGATGCCGGCACCCGGCTCGGTGACGATCGGAACGGTCAGGCGACGCGCCCACAGATCCCAGCCGTCACGCTCCGGCCGGCGCATCGTCTGCACCTGGATGTTGTAGGCACCGGTCGCGTAGCCCGGGTCCTGGTTGACCTCGTCGGCCATGCCGCCGAGCTGCTTCGAATCGATGACCCACACGTCGTTCGACGGCAGGTTCGCGGCGCTGGTGTAGACGACCTTGAACTTGCCGACCCGGTCGATGTCACCGCCGTAGATCGGGTTGTCGGTGGCTTCCCGACGCCGCAGGTTCGCGATGATCGGGTCAGACATGAGCAGCGCGTACTTGCTGGTGGACATGAGCAGCAGGTCCGGGTTGTAGCCCATGTTCAGGTCGGTGATCTTCGCCGCCGCGACCTCGACGTCACGGAAGATCGACGCCGAGGCGTTGTCCCACGTGGCGGTCGCGGCCTGGGTGGCGGTGATCGCCGACGACACTGCCGCCGTCGACAGTCCCTCGATCTTGTTGGCGACGGTGTTGACGGCCTTCGTCAGCTGCCGGTCCACCTCGTCACCGGCGTACACGGATCGCTTGATCCGTTCGTCGCTGATGAAGAACGCCTCACCCCACTTGGTGACCGCAGCCAGTGCGGCGACACCCTGCGCGGGGGTGTCACGCGGGTACTCGGAGCCGGGGGCGACGGCCTTCACCGGCCGGGTGTTCAGGAACGGCTCCGACACCTCGTACATGACGGCCCCACCGGACGAGCGGAACCGCTGGGTGAGGATCTGGTCGGAGATGAACCGCAGGTCGGTGAGGTCCCGCAGCCGCCGGCCGATGAGGGTCGGGGACTGGAGGAACCGGGAGATGGTGACGAGTTCACCGGAGATGGTGGGGGCGGCCGGCGGGTAGCTCGGTCCGGGCATGGGGGGTGTGTCCCTTCTGGGGGTGCCCGGTTTCCGGGCATGCAGTTCAGGCCCGCCACCGGGGGGTGGTCGGGCCTGCGAAGTTCGAGCGGGTTGGGTGACACCCGCCCAGCGGGGGCGGGTGTCTACCGGTGGAGGGTCAGATTTCCATCCACGTCACGGACGCACCGTCCGCAGCGGTGGTCAGCGCCACGCCGATGTTGGTGACCCCGGCCGTCGCCGATGCGACCGTGCCGGCGGCACCAGCGTCAACGCGGGCAGCGGCGGTGATCGCACCCGACGCGGTGGAGATGTGAGTGATGCCCCGAGCGAACACCGTGACCGAGCCGTTGGTGGCAGCATCGAAGGCTGCCACCCCGACGACCGCCGGGCTTGCGGCACCGGCGGGGGCGACGGTGCCGGAGCCGGAGACGGCAACGACCTGCCCACCGGTGATCGTCGCGGACGCTTGGAGGGTGATCTCGTGACCGGGAACGTAATCCGGGGTGTAGTCGCCCATGGTTACGCCTCCTTGCTGAACGGGGTGGAGAACAGGCCGGCGATGTCGTCGGGCACGTCCACGGGGTTGGTGGTGTCGTCGCCGCCGGTGTAGCCGGACGCGGCCACCGGAACAGCGGTGTTGGGGGCGATCGACGCCAGGATCTCCGTGATGACCTCGGGGGCCCGGTCGTAGCGGGCCTCCCAGCCCTCACGGTCGGCCGGCTTCAGCTTCCCGGCCGCGACGGCACCGTCGAACAGGTTCTTCTTGGTGTCGGCGGCAGCGGAGGCGTTGATGCGGGCCAGCTCACCGGACAGGCGGGCGATCTCGGCCTTCATCTCGTCGTCGCGGGCCGCCGACGCGGCGACCTGCTCCGGGTTGGGCTGCTCGTCGGCCTTCGTCTTGAGGGCGTCGAGCGCCGCCAGGATGGCGGTGTCGTCGGCGTCCTCGGTGAGGCCGAGCCGCGAGCGCACGTCGGTGCTCAGAGTGGACACAGGGTCCTCTCCCTTCGGGTCGGTGGATGGTGCGGTTTCCGGCTCGGCGGCCGGGGGTTCGGGGGCCGGTGCAGCGGCCGGTTCCGGGGGCGGTACCGGGTTCGGTTCACCGGCGGTCACCTCCGGGGTGTTGTCTCGCCCGGCGGGCAGGCTGTGCAGCGGCGTTACCGGCGGCGGGGCGGGGCGGGACTCGTCCCGGGACGCGTACACCGCCACCGACGCGGCGACCTGCTCTGCCGGCACGTAGTCGAGGGCCACCTTGCGGGGCTCCCCGAACGTCACCGTGTCCCCGTCGACCGTGACGGGCACTGCGAGGGTGGTCCGGTCGGTGTCGTCCATAACGATCACGTCGGAGGCGCGCACCTGCACGATGTACTGCTGCACGGGTGCGGTTGCGTTCCAGGCGGCCTTGATCCGGTCCGCCGCGTCGGGCTGCGGGTTGGGCATGTCGGCTCCTTGTCCGGCGGAGGCGGTCTTCTTCTGGTTCGGCATGTGACCGAACACGTCGCGGTACCAAGCGGAGGTGACCCGCTTCGCCTTGACCGGGTCCATGAACTTCTTGAGGTAGGAGAAGAGGGCTCGCCACGGGTGCGGCTTGTCGCGCCACTTGGCCAGCCCTTCCGGGTCTTTCGTCCAGTACCGCTTGAGCCGGTTCTCGTCGCTGCCGTCTGCCGCCGCCACCATGCCGTCGTCGCGGGCGAAGGGGATGGAGTCGTACTGGTAGCTGTCATCGGTCGACGTGAGGGGAATGTCGGTGCGGTCACCGCCGAACACCACCCGCACCCGGTCGAATCGGATCGGCCCCACCCGGTCGGTAAGGGCTGCCAGCTTGGTGAGGTCATCGGTGTAGGCGAGCGTCAGATGCGCCACCCACGGCTCGTGCTGCGCCGGTAGTTCCAGCAGGGTCTCGGCCTGCACATCACGGACGGTGGTCCGACACAGGTACTGCGCGTCGGCGACATATTCACCCGACACGCCCAGGACAACGCAGGTGTCCCGGTCGGCGCGGCCAGGGTTGAACACGCTCAACGCGAACCCGTCCGCGTCCACCGGAGGGAAACCGGTGGTGGCGCGGCTGATGGCGTCGACCAGCCGGTTGCGTGCCTTGTCGGGAATCTGGGATGCCTCACCCAGGTACATGAGGGTGACGTGCAGTTCGTCGGCTGCTTCGCCGCCGTCAACGGCCAGCCGCGCGGCGTCGGCTTCGGTGGGAATGAGCGCCACCATCGCGCCCGTGTGCTGCGCGGGTTCGGCGGCGGTGATCCGGATGGAGATACGCACCTCCCCTTCCGGCGCGTCAGCGGAGGCGGCCAGCCCGTACAGGGCGCGCACGTCGGCGAGGGATTGCAGGCTGGTGAGGGTGCCGACACCGGGTCGGGTCACCCCGAGTAGGGCGACACCGTCCAGCACGAATGGGTGGGTGTGCCCGAGCTGGCAGCGCCGGTTGTACGCGCCCTCCACGGACCGGTCCGGGTAGGCGGACGCCATCACCTGATCCAGCCAGGCAGGCACCCCAACGTAGTCGCCGATGAGGGTGTGACCGCCGTCGACCAGACGCAGGTTCTCCACCCAGCCGATCGCAGGCTCACCGTCCCCGCCGTCGGTGGAGGCGCGGGGGGTGAACCGGCTGTCGGTGTGCCCGATCCACAGCACAGGCCGGCGGATCGCCGGGCACTGCTGGGCGGCAACAGCGGCGGCCAGGTCGGCGGGGGAGGCATCCCACCGCCCGGATGACAGCGCCCACGATCCAGCGCGCACCAGTTCCACACCGTCGCGGCGCACCAGTTTCACGGTGTCGGACATCAGCCCTCCCGCCTGCTGGTCGGTAAGTGCAGTCAGGAGCGCCACGCCCCGCGCTCGCGGAGGATGGCGCGGGCCTGCGGTGCCCAGTCCTGCGGGCGCGTGGCGATTGGCGAGTTGAGCGCAGGCCGGCGGAACAGGCTGAGGTCCAACGGCGCGGGCTGTCGGATGGTGGGTAGCGGCGGAAGGCATCCGCTGCACGATCCGAGGCAGGCCGGGTAGTGCAGGCTGTTGCCGTACTGCTGCGGTTCCATGTCGATGGGGTCGTCCATCAGACCCGCTCCGGCCAGTGCCAGGAACCGCCAGCCTGCTCGTTTTCCTGGTTGTGGCAGCCACCAGCGGCCAGCGAGTGGAAGAACATGCCGGTCGGGTTCAGGACGCACAGGCCGACGATGTTGTTCTCCCCGACCTCGGTGACGATGGCGGACCGGCACTCCGAGGTGAACGCCTGGCTGCCGTCGCTGCGCGGCGGGGTGCCGTGGCTGACGTAGTGCACGATGCGGCCAACGGTCGGCTTCATTCCGCCACCGTCCTTTCAGTCAGTCGATGGGGTGGAAGAAACCCCGGCACCTGTCGCGCCCGAGGCATGCCCGGTAGCGGCCGGTGGGGTAGTCGGCGAGGGCGTCGGCGATGCTGTCGTATTCGGTGCCGTCCACGGCGGTGCACGGTTCGCAGCGGTGCCGGTCGTTGACCTCCGTCGCCCGGAACCGGGTGCCCGCTGGTAGTTGGTAGAACACGACCTCGCGGCCGATGCCCTGCGCCGTGGTGGCCGCAGCAGCCAGGTTGCCGGCGACCAGGCCCGACGGTTTCGCCTGTGCAAGGTCGGTGAGCGCCGCGCGTACCGCACCTGCCACCTGCTCCGGGTTGGCATCGGCCCCTGTCTGCCCGAGAGCAGTACGGGCGGCAGCCGACGCGAACCCGGCCACGATCAGATCGGTGACGGCCTGCGCCTGCTGGCCGATCCGCTCCCGCGCCTCATCGGGCAGGTTCGCCGACAAACCGGGGCGGCCCGCCTCCCGAACCGCACCCGCCGCAGCAGACTCGGCCAGGGCGAGCATTCCCGCCGTCACCACCCCGGCTAGGGCGGCAGCCACAGCAGGCGGCACCACCAAAGCACCAAGGCCAACAATCATCCCCGCAGCCAGCTCAGCGGACACCGCGTCGGCCATCGCGTCCACCAGCGGCGGGGATTCCTGCTCCCACCCTGCGGTCATGTCCTGCACCGCCTGCGCGTGCGCCGCATCCAGACCGGCAGCATCAGGTGCGGCGGCGGCAACCGTCGCCGGGCGCGGCGTGCCACCCCGTGCCGTCGGAGCCGGGGTCGGTGCACCCGTGCGCTCCGGCAGCCGGTACTCCCGCCGCACCCACGCCTCAAGCCCCGGATCAGCCGACAGGGCACCCGAGTTGAGCAGTAGTTGCAGTGATTCGGCGGTCACCTCACGGCGCGACCCGATCCCCGACACCACCACGCGGGGGACCGGTTCGTCCTCACCCCAGTTCCAGTCGACGATCCGCGCGGCAGCCTGCCGGGTGGCGGTGTCGGCGATGAACTCGCCTTCCGCCTCCAACGCCAGCGTCCACGAGTCGATGAACGCGGTGCCCAGCGCCCGCGATCCGGTCTCGCTGGTACCCAAGTCGAGGTGCCCCATCAGCACACTGGTGGCGATTTCCTGGTTGAGGAACCGGATGAAACCGAGGGTGTCCGGAACCGACCCCGACAGGCCGACGATCTTCACCGTGAACCCGGGGGGTGCGGCAACACCAGCTTGGTCACCGGCGCGCGCCGCCGACATCATCTGCTGCGCCGCCTGCAACTGCGCCTGCGTCGGGTTCGTGCCCGGGGCGGCCTCCGCTACCGGAACCCCTGCACCCCACCGGCGGTTGGAGATCGCGGCAACCCGCATCATTTCCCGCTTCAACAGCCACGGGGCGTACGCCGGTCGGATCAGGGACGTGCCCTGCCAGGACGCACCCTCCCGGTTTCGGGAGTAGAAGACGAGCCGGTCGGCGGGGATCTGCGGCGACCGCTGCCGGGTCGTCAACTGCTGATCAATGCCGAGCAGGGCACCCGTCTTCGGGTCGGCGTGAATCGCGGAGATCGTGGCCGGGATCCGCTCGGCTAGGGCCGTCAACCGGGCGCGACCATCCGCGCCGATCTCCGCCTGCATCTCGAACACGTAATGCCCGAACACCTCACTGAGCAGCGCCGACCGCAGGTGGTCGTTCCACGACACACCCCGACGGCGGGCACCCGACGGTCGGTCCACCCCGACGACGTTGAGGCCGAGGCAGTCGGCAACCAGTTGGGTGACCTCCGGCCGGCACCCCGAGCCGTCCAACTGCCACTGGGCACGCCGCAGTTGCAGCCCATACCCGTCGATGATCGCCGCCAGGCGCGAGTCCCGGCGCATCTCCGAGAACACTTGAACAGACGTCGGGTACCAAAGATCCGGAATATGCTCATAGACGTCGTTGACGATCGTCCCGTACTGGGTGTCATCGACCATGCCGAGCATGCGGGTGGGGGCAGTCACGACTCACCCCCGGCGTCTGCTATTTCTCGTTCGCAGTTGCAGGGGAGCGCCAATCAAACGGACTGCTCAGGTAAGCCGATGCTCTACTCAGCCATCCCGGGCGTTCTATATGCCCTAGCCCGGTGTTGCAGGGTATGCAGAGCCAGCCACGAACCTTCCCAGACTCGTGGCAATGATCGATGCATTGACCTTGATTCGTCCGGCAAACCCAGCACAGGCCACCATAGCGACCGACCATCTGCCGGAACTGGGGCTCGGTAATTCCGTATACGTCATACCGGACCCCGGCCCGCCGATCGGGAACACAAGTGTCGCAACGCTTCTGAACCCTGCTGCGCGGGGTGAAGGCGGCGCTACAATGCGTGCATGTCCAGGTCTTCGGCTTCGGGCGGCATTCAGCGCAGAGGCGCTGATTCCCGGACGCCGGAGTGTAGCCAACGCCGCACTTCTTGCAAGACCTGCGGCGGTACTGCCCAGCCGAGCAGCCATGCACCTTCACGCTGCATGCCCTTGAGCAGGTGCCTTGGTTCGGATTCTTCCGGCTCGGGCGGAACATCCGCCCGCAGGCCGGACACTCGCGCTCCGGCGGGAGGCACGCCGATGAGCAGTAAGCGGCGGTGTGATGCTCGGCGATGAATGACCTACCGCACTGCCGGCACGTCCGGTCGTAGGTGAACCCGGTCGACAAACGCCGCTGGCGGGGCGTGCCTCGTCGGGTAAGGTCTTCCATGTTGGCGCTCCCTGAAGCGTCGGCCGCAGCCCGGGGGTGTTCCAGCACCCGCCGGGCCTTTTCTTTATTGTCGCACTCACGCCAAGTCAACGCGAATGCAATATTCGCCTACAGTGGCACGGTTTCCAGGTTTATACCTTCGGAGTAAGAGGCGGTCGGATTGGGCAACGCCGGGGCGGGCTTAGTTATAGCTACCCGCACCGCATATGCGAGCGTATCCACTTGGTCATCGTGTGCACCGTTCGGGAAAGCCGCCGCTTCGTCCACGAAGACCTTCGTCCACCACGCCCCAGCTGGCAGCCACACCCGCCCGTTCGACGCCCACGCCGACGCCGGCAAAGCCCGCGACAACTTGTCCGTGTCCGCCGTCAACGGGCTGATGGGGATACCGGCGTTCGCAGCCTCCCGCACCAGCGTCATGCCGTGCTGGGTTGCCTCCACGAACACGGTGTCCAGCTTCCACCGCTCCACCAGGGGGCGGGCGTGCGTGAAGTGGTCCTGTTCGCCGATGCGCGCCCGCACCCGCTCCAATAGCACCAGGTCGCCGGAGATGGTGCGCGCCCACGCCGAGATGACCGTGTAGTCGGCGCTCGTCTTCGTGGACGCGGCGAGGTCGACGGTGGCGAACCGCCAGCAGTCCCGCAGGTCGTAGGCGTGCGGGCCGAGGGCGATCCGTTCCCCACCGGAAGGCGTCCAGTACCGCCACCAGATGCGTTTGAACAGGTTTCCCTCGGCGGGGGCGGGACGCTGCTGGTACATGGCGGCGAACACGTACTCGCCGACGTCCTTGCGGACTTGGCCCCAGTCCCGGTCACCCCGGGCGGAGATCATGCCTTCGCCGCGCTGCCGGCCGAGGATGTCGTTGTCTTCTTCGGCGACGGCGGGGATGCGTAGCACCCGCCACCGGCCACCACTGTTCTGGTCGCCTTCGTTGGCGATGATCCGTTGGATGGGCTCCGACTCGTGCCACAGGGTTTGAATCCACGCCATGCGCGCTTTGGGGCTACCCATGCGGGGCACTAGCACCGACTGGTAGACGCTCATCGCCTTGTCGCGGATCTTCTCCGACTGGGCTTCGCTCATGTTCTTGAGGGGGTCATCCACCAGGATCACATCACCCGGCTTACCGGTGATCGATCCGTTGATGCCGGCGCAGTACACCTGCCCCCTGTGCCCGGCAATGTTCCACCGGCCGGCGGCCCGGGAGTCCTTGCGGAGCCGGATGCCGAGGTCGATGCCGCCTTCTTCACCCGACCACCGG harbors:
- a CDS encoding phage portal protein family protein — protein: MTAPTRMLGMVDDTQYGTIVNDVYEHIPDLWYPTSVQVFSEMRRDSRLAAIIDGYGLQLRRAQWQLDGSGCRPEVTQLVADCLGLNVVGVDRPSGARRRGVSWNDHLRSALLSEVFGHYVFEMQAEIGADGRARLTALAERIPATISAIHADPKTGALLGIDQQLTTRQRSPQIPADRLVFYSRNREGASWQGTSLIRPAYAPWLLKREMMRVAAISNRRWGAGVPVAEAAPGTNPTQAQLQAAQQMMSAARAGDQAGVAAPPGFTVKIVGLSGSVPDTLGFIRFLNQEIATSVLMGHLDLGTSETGSRALGTAFIDSWTLALEAEGEFIADTATRQAAARIVDWNWGEDEPVPRVVVSGIGSRREVTAESLQLLLNSGALSADPGLEAWVRREYRLPERTGAPTPAPTARGGTPRPATVAAAAPDAAGLDAAHAQAVQDMTAGWEQESPPLVDAMADAVSAELAAGMIVGLGALVVPPAVAAALAGVVTAGMLALAESAAAGAVREAGRPGLSANLPDEARERIGQQAQAVTDLIVAGFASAAARTALGQTGADANPEQVAGAVRAALTDLAQAKPSGLVAGNLAAAATTAQGIGREVVFYQLPAGTRFRATEVNDRHRCEPCTAVDGTEYDSIADALADYPTGRYRACLGRDRCRGFFHPID
- a CDS encoding endonuclease domain-containing protein — encoded protein: MEDLTRRGTPRQRRLSTGFTYDRTCRQCGRSFIAEHHTAAYCSSACLPPERECPACGRMFRPSRKNPNQGTCSRACSVKVHGCSAGQYRRRSCKKCGVGYTPASGNQRLCAECRPKPKTWTCTHCSAAFTPRSRVQKRCDTCVPDRRAGVRYDVYGITEPQFRQMVGRYGGLCWVCRTNQGQCIDHCHESGKVRGWLCIPCNTGLGHIERPGWLSRASAYLSSPFDWRSPATANEK
- the terL gene encoding phage terminase large subunit; the protein is MGAELDPPRVGDDGERMGVWRTPALDLINAALVDMADGRQKKLAAFVSPQEGKSTTVSYWFPLWLIACVNPDLRILIVSYSDEMARRWGSELKNAIDRWSGEEGGIDLGIRLRKDSRAAGRWNIAGHRGQVYCAGINGSITGKPGDVILVDDPLKNMSEAQSEKIRDKAMSVYQSVLVPRMGSPKARMAWIQTLWHESEPIQRIIANEGDQNSGGRWRVLRIPAVAEEDNDILGRQRGEGMISARGDRDWGQVRKDVGEYVFAAMYQQRPAPAEGNLFKRIWWRYWTPSGGERIALGPHAYDLRDCWRFATVDLAASTKTSADYTVISAWARTISGDLVLLERVRARIGEQDHFTHARPLVERWKLDTVFVEATQHGMTLVREAANAGIPISPLTADTDKLSRALPASAWASNGRVWLPAGAWWTKVFVDEAAAFPNGAHDDQVDTLAYAVRVAITKPAPALPNPTASYSEGINLETVPL